The Salvelinus namaycush isolate Seneca unplaced genomic scaffold, SaNama_1.0 Scaffold332, whole genome shotgun sequence genomic interval tatctatctatctatctatctatctatctatctatctatctatctatctatctatctatctatctatctatctatctatctatctatctatctatctatctatctatctatctatctatctatctatctatctatctatctatctatctatctatctatctatctatctatatatctatctatctatctatctatctatctatctatctatctatctatctatctatctatctatctatctatctatctatctatctatctatctgtctatctgtctatctgtctgtctgtctgtctgtctgtctgtctgtctgtctgtctgtctgcgtgagCATAATGCAATATTACAACCATTCCATTTGGATATAGGGGCATTTTATTCCTGAGGTAAAGGGGAAATCTGTCGACTTTGCATGAAAATGTGCTTGGAAGTTGAAAACACGAGCAGTGGGTTTGTTTCCTTGGAACTGTAAACAGCCACAGAGTATGATGTCACAGAGTATGATGTCACTGAGTATGATGTCACCGAGTAGGATGTCACCGAGTAGGATGTCACCGAGTATGATGTCACCGAGTAGGATGTCACCGAGTAGGATGTCACCGAGTATGATGTCACCGAGTATGATGTCACCGAGTAGGATGTCACCGAGTAGGATGTCACCGAGTATGATGTCACAGAGTATGATGTCACCGAGTATGATGTTACCGAGTATGATGTCACCGAGTATGATGTCACCGAGTAGGATGTCACCGAGTATGATGTCACAGAGTAGGATGTCACCGAGTAGGATGTCACAGAGTAGGATGTCACTGAGTATGATGTCACTGAGTATGATGTCACTGAGTGGGATGTCACTGAGTATGATGTCACTGAGTAGGATGTCACTAGGTTTCATGAAAGATTCTGGCCAATGCATGCTTCATTTAGATTGGTTTGGAGTCCCATAGACATCTAaacacatcttaacacatcttaaacACACCTTAAactcatcttaacacatcttaacacatcttaacacatcttaaagacatcttaacacatcttaaacacatcttaacacatcttaacacatcttaaactCATCTTAACTCATCGTAaacacatcttaacacatcttaacacatcttaaacacatcttaaactcatcttaactcatcttaactcatcttaactcatcttaacacatcttTAACACATCTTAAACACATCTTAAACACATCTTAACTCATCTTAACTCATCTTAactcatcttaacacatcttaacacatcttaactcatcttaactcatcttaactcatcttaactcatcttaacacatcttaaactcatcttaacacatcttaaactCATCTTAAACACATCTTAAACTCATCTTAAACTCATCTTAactcatcttaacacatcttaacacatcttaaactcatcttaacacatcttaacacatcttaaactcatcttaacacatcttaacacatcttaactcatcttaactcatcttaactcatcttaactcatcttaactcatcttaaacacatcttaacacatcttaacacatcttaacacatcttaacacatcttaacacatcttaacacatcttaaagacatcttaacacatcttaacacatcttaacacatcttaaactcatcttaactcatcttaacacatcttaacacatcttaacacatcttaacacatcttaacacatcttaactcatcttaactcatcttaacacatcttaaactCATCTTAAACACATCTTAAACACATCTTAACTCATCTTAactcatcttaacacatcttaaactcatcttaaacacatcttaacacatcttaaacACATCTTAAACACATCTTAACTCATCTTAactcatcttaacacatcttaacacatcttaacacatcttaaactcatcttaacacatcttaacacatcttaacacatcttaaacacatcttaacacatcttaacacatcttaaacacatcttaacacatcttaacacatcttaacacatcttaaactcatcttaaacacatcttaacacatcttaacacatcttaacacatcttaactcatcttaactcatcttaactcatcttaacacatcttaacacatcttaacacatcttaaacACATCTTAaacacatcttaacacatctttCCACATCTTAAACACATCTTAactcatcttaacacatcttaaactcatcttaaacacatcttaacacatcttaacacatcttaacacatcttaaacacatcttaactcatcttaacacatcttaacacatcttaacacatATTAAACTCATCTttaacacatcttaacacatcttaacacatcttaaactcatcttaaactcatcttaacacatcttaaactcatcttaactcatcttaactcatcttaactcatcttaacacatcttaaactcatcttaaacacatcttaacacatctttCCACATCTTAAACACATCTTAactcatcttaacacatcttaaactcatcttaaacacatcttaacacatcttaacacatcttaacacatcttaactcatcttaactcatcttaactcatcttaacacatcttaacacatcttaacacatcttaaactcatcttaacacatcttaacacatcttaacacatcttaaagacatcttaacacatcttaacacatcttaaactcatcttaaactcatcttaactcatcttaacacatcttaacacatcttaacacatcttaacacatcttaacacatcttaacacatcttaaacacatcttaacacatcttaacacatcttaaactCATCTTAAACTCATCTTAAAACGCCCTAACTAACCCATCGAGGTCAGGTGTAACCCCTAACTAACCCAACGACGGCAGGTGTAACCTCTAACTAACCCAATGAGTAGAGAGTAACCCCTAACTAACCCATTGAGTCAGGTGTAACCCCTAACTAACCCAACGACTCAGGTGTAACCCCTAACTAACCCAACGAGTCAGGTGTAACCCCTAACTAACCCAATGAGTAGAGAGTAACCCCTAACTAACCCATTGAGTCAGGTGTAACCCCTAACTAACCCAACGACTCAGGTGTAACCCCTAACTAACCCAACGAGTCAGGTGTAACCTCTAACTAACCCATCGAATCAGGTGTAACCCCTAACTAACCCAACGAGTCAGGTGTAACCCCTAACTAACCCATCGAGTCAGGTGTAACCCCTAACTAACCCATGGAGTCAGGTGTAACCCCTAACTAACCCATCGAGTCAGGTGTAACCCCTAACTAACCCATGGAGTCAGGTGTAACCCCTAACTAACCCAACGAGTCAGGTGTAACCCCTAACTAACCCAATGAGTAGAGAGTAACCCCTAACTAACCCATCGAGTCAGGTGTAACCCCTAACTAACCCATCGAGTCAGGTGTAACCCCTAACTAACCCATGGAGTCAGGTGTAACCTCTAACTAACCCAACGACTCAGGTGTAACCTCTAACTAACCCAACGAGTCAGGTGTAACCCCTAACTAACCCATGGAGTCAGGTGTAACCTCTAACTAACCCAACGACTCAGGTGTAACCTCTAACTAACCCAACGACTCAGGTGTAACCTCTAACTAACCCAACGACTCAGGTGTAACCTCTAACTGAGGGTTAAGTGGTCTTACTTGGGTGAGTAGTTGCAGACCAGGTAAACAGCTTTAGCCCAGTTCTGACCCCACACGTTCATGTTGTAGCAGATGTTGATGGCACAGCCTATCCTGCTGCTGGTGGCCcacaccaactacacacacacacacacacacacacacacacacgcacacacacacacgcacacaacacaacacacagatcAGATGGCGCCCGATAAACATGGCAGCCTTGTTATTACGTTAACAATGAGTTACACGTTTTTAAATGGAACGTTTCCCCCTATTTCCTGACTGTGGTTTGATCTGCTGCCTACCTGTGTGTAGTGGGTGCAGACCGGGCCGGAACATCTGAAGGGGCAATAGGGGTCACATTCCTGGGGGTAAGGGAAGGAATAGTCCTTCACCTCATCATACCAGGCCTGCACATGGGAAGTAGGGGGACGTGGCCTGGACACAGACATACACTGATAGATGTAACTTTTACAAGAAGAGGATTATGtttcaaatggaaccctattccctatatagtgcactactttagaccagatccctattgaaccctattccctatatagtgcactactttagaccagagccctatggcaccctattccctatatagtgcactacttttgaccagagccctatggcaccctattccctacatagtgcactacttttgtacagggccaatagggaatagggtgccatttgggacttcgATCACAGAAATACATTGGTTTTGTGTTTCATTTCTCAATACAAACATacattataatatactgtaaatatgTCTTTCTGGGGATGAAATGTTGATGCTGTCAAATGCGAATACAGCAAACATCAATCTCATGTTTCATTTTTTTCACTGATCAATCAATAACTCATTCAATCATGTCCGTGTTTACCATCCCCAGTGAGCTCCCAGGTTCTGTCCTATCTGGAGAAGCAGACCAGCCGGACCGTGTTCCCAAAGACAAGTCTCAGCCCACTCCTCAGCTGTACGCTCCAACTCTGTATCCcacacctgcagagagagagagacaagacaggACACTGTTTACGACACGCAGCCCAGTTCTGATCTgctttccactaattggtcttttgaccaatcacatcagatcatttcacatcagatctttttcagagttGATCTGATCTGACACTGATGACAACATAACTATactatagagtactgtacactgaTGACACCATAACTATactatagagtactgtacactgaTGACACCATAACTATactatagagtactgtacactgaTGACAACATAACTATactatagagtactgtacaccgATGACACCATAACTATactatagagtactgtacactgaGACAACTAACTACTATGAGTACTGTAACCTGATGACAACAAACTTATactatagagtactgtacactgaTGACACCATAACTATactatagagtactgtacaccgATGCCACTACTATACTATAGAGTACTGTACCCTGATGACACATACTATactatagagtactgtacaccgATGACAACATAACTATactatagagtactgtacaccgATGACAACATAACTATactatagagtactgtacaccgATGACAACATAACTATactatagagtactgtacaccgATGACAACATAACTATactatagagtactgtacaccgATGACAACATAACTATactatagagtactgtacactgaTGACACCATAACTATactatagagtactgtacaccgATGACAACATAACTATactatagagtactgtacactgaTGACACCATACCTATactatagagtactgtacactgaTGACACCATAACTATactatagagtactgtacaccgATGACAACATAACTATactatagagtactgtacactgaTGACACCATAACTATACTCTTCAGAGTACTGTACACTGATGACATCATAACTATactatagagtactgtacactgaTGACATCATAACTATactatagagtactgtacactgaTGACATCATAACTATactatagagtactgtacactgaTGACACCATAACTATactatagagtactgtacactgaTGACACCATAACATTACTATAGAGTGCTGTACACTGATGACACCATAACATTACTATAGAGTGCTGTACACTGATGACACCATAACTATactatagagtactgtacactgaTGACACCATAACTATactatagagtactgtacactgaTGACACCATAACTATactatagagtactgtacactgaTGACACCATAACTATactatagagtactgtacactgaTGACACCATAACTATactatagagtactgtacactgaTGACACATAACTATactatagagtactgtacactgaTGACACCATAACTATactatagagtactgtacactgaTGACATCATAACTATactatagagtactgtacactgaTGACATCATAACTATactatagagtactgtacactgaTGACATCATAACTATactatagagtactgtacactgaTGACAACATAACTATactatagagtactgtacactgaTGACACCATCACTATactatagagtactgtacactgaTGACACCATAACTATactatagagtactgtacactgaTGACACCATAANNNNNNNNNNNNNNNNNNNNNNNNNNNNNNNNNNNNNNNNNNNNNNNNNNNNNNNNNNNNNNNNNNNNNNNNNNNNNNNNNNNNNNNNNNNNNNNNNNNNGTGTTAagtgttaagatgtgttaagatgtgttaagagatgttaagatgtgttaagatgttAAGATAGTTAAGATGTGTTAagttaagatgtgttaagatgtgttaagagTGTTTAAGATAGagtgttaagatgtgttaagatgagtTAGATGTGTTTAAGATGAGTTAAGATGTGATTAGAGGAAGTTTAAGATGGTAAGATGAGTTAAGATGagttaagatgtgttaagatgtcTTTAAGACGTgtttaagatgtgttaagatgggTTAAGATGTgtttaagatgtgttaagatgagttaagatgagttaagatgagttaagatgtgttaagatgagtttaagatgtgttaagatgagtTAAGATGAGTTAAGATGAGTTAAGATGTGTTTAAGATTTGTTAAGATTTGTTAAGATttgttaagatgtgttaagatgtgttaagatgcgtttaagatgtgttaagatgtgttaagatgtgtttaagatgagtttaagatgagtttaagatgtgttaagatgtgttTAAGATGTgtttaagatgtgttaagatgtgttaagatgagtttaagatgtgttaagatgtgttaagatgtctttaagatgtgttaagatgtgttaagatgtgttaagatgagtttaagatgagttaagatgagttaagatgtgttaagatgtgttaagatgagtttaagatgtgttaagatgtgtttaagatgagtttaagatgagttaagatgagttaagatgtgttaagatgtggaaagatgtgttaagatgtgtttaagatgagtttaagatgtgttaagatgagtAAGATGAGTTAAAGATGAGTTAAGATGAGTTAGATGAGTGTAAGTGAGATGTTAAGATCGTGTTTAAGGAGTGTTGTAAGAcgtgttaagatgtgttaagatgttAAATTTAAGAATGTGTTAAgattaagatgtgttaagatgttGTTAAGATGTGTAGATGTTAAGATGTGTgagatgtgttaagatgtgttaagatgagttaagatgtgttaagatgtgtttaagatgtgttaagatgtgttaagatgtgttaagatgtgttaagatgtgtttaagatgagtttaagatgtgttaagatgagtTAAGATGTGTTTAAGATGAGTTTAAGATGTATTAAGATGagtttaagatgtgttaagatgagttaagatgagttaagatgtgttaagatgtcTTTAAGACGTgtttaagatgtgttaagatgggTTAAGATGTgtttaagatgtgttaagatgagtttaagatgtgttaagatgagtTAAGATGAGTTAAGATGAGTTTAAGATTTGTTAAGATTTGTTAAGATttgttaagatgtgttaagatgtgttaagatgcgttaagatgtgttaagatgtgttaagatgtgtttaagatgagtttaagatgtgttaagatgtgttaagatgtgttaagatgtgtttaagatgtgttaagatgtgttaagatgagttaagatgtgttaagatgtgttaagatgtgttaagatggtTAGTAGATGGTTAAGATGAGTTAGATGTGTTAAGATGTagttaagatgtgttaagatgtgtttaagatgagttaagatgtgttaagatgagtTAGATGTGTTTTAGATgtttaagatgtgttaagatgtgttaagatgtgttaagatgagtttaagatgtgttaagatgagttaagatgagttaagatgagttaagatgagttaagatgtgttaagatgagtttaagatgagtttaagatgtgttaagatgtgtttaagatgtgttaagatgagtttaagatgtgttaagatgagtttaagatgtgttaagatgagtTAAGATGAGTTAAGATGTGTTTAAGATGAGTTTAAGATGagtttaagatgtgttaagatgagtttaagatgtgttaagatgtgttaagatgtgttaagatgtgttaagatgtgttaagatgtcTTTAAGATGTgtttaagatgtgttaagatgagtTAAGATGAGTTAGgatgtgttaagatgtgttaagatgtgttaagatgagtaagatgtgttaagatgtgttaagatgagtttaagatgagtttaagatgtgttaagatgtgttaagatgagtttaagatgtgtttaagatgtgttaagatgagtttaagatgagtttaagatgtgttaagatgtgttaagatgagtttaagatgtgttaagatgagtTAAGATGAGTTAAGATGATGTTAAGATGAGTTAAGATGTGTTTAGATGTGTTAAGATGAGTTTAAGATGTGTTAGATGAGTTAGTGagttaagatgtgttaagatgagtTAAGAGTTAGagtttaagatgtgttaagatgagtTAAGATGAGTTAAGATGTGTTTAAGATGagtttaagatgtgttaagatggtttagatggtagatgAGTTAGATGTGTAAGATGTTTTAAGAGGTTAAGATGTgtttaagatgtgttaagatgggTTAAGATGTgtttaagatgtgttaagatgagttaagatgagttaagatgagttaagatgtgttaagatgtgttTAAGATGTGTTTAAGATGagtttaagatgtgttaagatgagttaagatgagttaagatgagttaagatgtgttaagatgtgttaagatgagtttaagatgtgttaagatgtgttaagatgagtttaagatgagtttaagatgtgttaagatgtgttaagatgagttaagatgagtttaagatgagttaagatgagttaagatgtgttaagatgtgttaagatgtgttaagttgagtttaagatgtgttaagatgtgtttaagatgagtttaagatgagtttaagatgtgttaagatgagttaagatgagttaagatgtatttaagatgtgttaagatgtgttTAAGATGAGTTTAAGAcgtgttaagatgtgttaagatgtgttaagatgagtTAAGATGAGTTAAGATGAGTTTAAGATTAGATGTGTTAAGATGTGCTTAAGATGTGTTAGTGTTAAGATGagttaagatgtgttaagatgtgttaagatgagtTTAAGAGTGTTAAGATGTTTAAatgtgttaagatgtgttaagatgagtTAAGATGAGTTTAAGAGAGTTTAAGATGATGTGTTAGAGATGagtttaagatgtgtta includes:
- the LOC120040183 gene encoding cysteine-rich secretory protein LCCL domain-containing 1-like codes for the protein MVSSVWDTELERTAEEWAETCLWEHGPAGLLLQIGQNLGAHWGWPRPPTSHVQAWYDEVKDYSFPYPQECDPYCPFRCSGPVCTHYTQLVWATSSRIGCAINICYNMNVWGQNWAKAVYLVCNYSPK